In Nitratireductor sp. GISD-1A_MAKvit, a genomic segment contains:
- a CDS encoding ATP-binding protein has product MSEPSTGLASRPPLISRSPLKGVADCHVCSVKGSEAYIELPLVGAAEDLRTTVGKFIAIETGKRELLAVVTEVSLKAEQSPARAQPRAVARIDLVGEISKDERGALRFRRGVSAYPAINDRARIIESEQLRLIFRGHKTTFAEIGRLHNDTSVPAYVDVENLVTKHFAVLGSTGVGKSSGLAIILRQVIEKWPELRILILDQHNEYGKIFGDRASLVGAKNLRLPFWLFNFEELSDVLYAGKPPIAAEQDILSELIPIAKTQYLSRKQLADRPSALRRLEPRQTGFTADTPVPYLMPDLLALIDERMGKLENRSSRMTHHRLIGRIETLKNDPRYAFMFANATLGGDPMVSILTELFRLDESGKPATVVQLASLPIEVVDAVVCVISRLAFDFGMWSDGAMPLLLVCEEAHRFAAADPTAGFVPSKNALARIAKEGRKYGVYLGLVTQRPAELDSTIISQCNTLFAMRMANERDQALLKSAVSDATANLVEFVPSLGTGEVVGFGEGMPLPVQFVFNRLSEDLLPRSEANVILPLGSSATSRREFVNAVVERWRGSIISQPAEQQAAVPGREPRIDTPKPPEPAEDKIAKALREARREYLGR; this is encoded by the coding sequence TTGTCAGAGCCCAGCACCGGCCTCGCCAGCCGTCCACCATTGATCAGCCGCTCACCATTGAAAGGTGTTGCCGATTGCCACGTGTGTTCGGTGAAGGGCTCGGAAGCCTATATCGAACTGCCCCTTGTGGGAGCTGCCGAAGACCTGCGCACGACCGTGGGAAAGTTCATCGCGATCGAGACCGGGAAGCGCGAACTCCTTGCGGTCGTGACGGAAGTTTCGCTGAAGGCAGAGCAATCACCCGCACGCGCACAACCACGGGCTGTTGCACGCATCGACCTCGTGGGAGAAATTTCGAAGGATGAACGTGGTGCCCTGCGTTTCCGCAGGGGTGTCAGCGCCTATCCCGCGATCAACGATCGCGCGCGCATCATCGAGAGCGAACAGCTGCGCCTTATATTTCGTGGACACAAAACCACCTTTGCCGAGATCGGGCGTCTGCACAACGACACCAGCGTTCCCGCTTACGTCGACGTGGAGAACCTCGTCACGAAGCACTTTGCCGTTCTGGGATCGACAGGCGTCGGTAAATCGAGCGGGCTTGCCATCATTCTGCGGCAGGTGATCGAAAAATGGCCGGAGCTTCGCATCCTCATTCTCGATCAGCACAACGAATATGGAAAGATCTTCGGAGACAGGGCCAGCCTTGTGGGCGCGAAGAACCTGCGCCTTCCATTCTGGCTCTTTAATTTCGAGGAACTCTCAGATGTCCTCTATGCCGGAAAGCCGCCGATCGCCGCAGAGCAGGACATCCTTTCCGAGTTGATCCCGATTGCCAAAACCCAGTATCTCAGCCGGAAGCAGCTCGCGGACCGTCCAAGCGCACTGCGCAGGCTGGAACCGCGGCAGACCGGCTTCACCGCCGACACGCCGGTCCCCTACCTCATGCCGGATCTGCTTGCCCTGATCGACGAGCGCATGGGAAAGCTGGAAAACCGCTCTTCGCGCATGACGCACCACCGGTTGATCGGTCGGATCGAAACACTCAAAAACGATCCCCGCTATGCGTTCATGTTCGCAAACGCGACGCTTGGCGGAGACCCGATGGTTTCCATCCTCACCGAGCTTTTCCGCCTGGATGAAAGCGGCAAACCGGCCACGGTGGTTCAGCTTGCCAGCCTGCCGATCGAGGTCGTTGATGCGGTCGTGTGTGTCATTTCCAGACTGGCTTTCGATTTCGGCATGTGGAGCGACGGCGCAATGCCGCTCCTGCTTGTCTGCGAGGAAGCGCACCGCTTTGCAGCGGCAGATCCAACGGCGGGTTTCGTGCCCAGCAAGAATGCCCTCGCCCGCATCGCAAAGGAAGGGCGCAAATACGGTGTCTATCTCGGTCTCGTAACCCAGCGCCCGGCCGAACTCGACTCCACGATCATATCGCAATGCAACACGCTGTTCGCCATGCGTATGGCCAATGAACGCGATCAGGCGCTGCTCAAGTCGGCTGTCTCCGACGCGACCGCCAACCTGGTGGAGTTCGTTCCTTCGCTGGGCACGGGGGAGGTCGTCGGATTTGGCGAGGGAATGCCGCTGCCTGTCCAGTTCGTTTTCAATCGGCTCTCGGAAGATCTGCTGCCGAGAAGCGAAGCCAATGTGATTCTGCCACTTGGGTCGAGCGCAACGTCGCGGCGAGAATTCGTCAATGCGGTCGTGGAACGCTGGCGCGGTTCCATCATAAGCCAGCCCGCCGAGCAACAGGCGGCCGTCCCTGGTCGTGAGCCCCGGATCGATACACCCAAGCCGCCCGAACCCGCAGAAGACAAGATTGCCAAAGCGCTGCGGGAAGCCAGACGCGAATATCTCGGTCGCTAA
- a CDS encoding TRAP transporter large permease codes for MTEALILFSMFAMIAIGLPIAVSILASALAGLWLLNGHLGFLNAALSIFDGATSFPLIAIPLFILAGALMNTGGISTRLIAFVSALIGFIRGGLAMVNVGVSMFFAEISGSAVADVAATGSVLIPAMKKRGYSPRFAAALTSSSASLAIIIPPSIPMILYGALSDTSIVQLFVAGIVPGVIGGFLLMALSYYFAVRYDLPREAGFSLPRLWETTKDAAWALVLPVIILGGIFGGVVTATEGAGLAVVTALFIGVFIYREIDLGRLYHALVEGVVQTAVVMLLVATSAVLGLYLTETELPQRLAQGISAVTTNKLVVLMIINVFLLFLGMILHGAAAIILTVPIFMPLVHQLGIDPVQFGILLTLNIALGQQTPPVASVLVTSCSIAKTDVWSTTRTNLPFIAVLVLVLLLVTYVPTVSLGLVDVFYDR; via the coding sequence ATGACCGAAGCCCTGATCCTGTTCTCCATGTTTGCGATGATTGCGATCGGCCTGCCGATTGCCGTTTCGATCCTGGCAAGCGCACTGGCCGGGCTGTGGCTTCTCAACGGGCATCTCGGATTTCTGAACGCCGCGCTTTCCATCTTCGATGGCGCGACCAGCTTTCCGCTGATTGCCATCCCGCTCTTCATTCTCGCCGGGGCTTTGATGAACACGGGCGGCATCTCCACACGCCTCATCGCCTTCGTATCCGCGCTCATCGGCTTCATCCGCGGCGGGCTTGCCATGGTGAATGTCGGCGTCTCAATGTTCTTTGCCGAAATTTCGGGTTCCGCCGTCGCCGATGTAGCCGCGACGGGGTCTGTCCTGATTCCTGCCATGAAAAAGCGTGGCTACAGCCCGCGCTTTGCCGCCGCGCTCACCTCGTCTTCCGCGTCGCTGGCAATCATCATTCCGCCATCCATCCCGATGATCCTTTATGGCGCGCTGTCGGACACGTCCATCGTGCAGCTTTTCGTAGCGGGCATCGTGCCGGGCGTGATCGGCGGCTTTCTGTTGATGGCGCTCTCTTATTATTTTGCCGTTCGCTACGATCTGCCGCGCGAAGCGGGTTTCAGCCTGCCGCGCCTGTGGGAAACCACGAAGGATGCTGCCTGGGCGCTGGTGCTTCCGGTGATCATTCTCGGTGGCATCTTCGGGGGAGTGGTGACGGCGACCGAAGGTGCGGGTCTAGCCGTTGTCACCGCCCTGTTTATCGGCGTGTTCATCTATCGCGAGATCGACCTCGGCCGGCTCTATCACGCGCTGGTGGAAGGGGTGGTGCAGACGGCGGTGGTCATGCTGCTTGTCGCGACCTCTGCCGTGCTCGGGCTCTATCTCACCGAAACCGAGCTGCCGCAGCGGCTGGCGCAGGGCATTTCGGCAGTCACGACCAACAAGCTGGTCGTGTTGATGATCATCAATGTGTTCCTGCTGTTTCTCGGCATGATCCTGCATGGGGCGGCGGCGATCATTCTGACCGTGCCGATCTTCATGCCGCTGGTGCATCAACTGGGTATCGATCCCGTGCAGTTTGGCATTCTCCTGACGCTCAACATCGCGCTCGGGCAGCAGACACCGCCGGTGGCAAGCGTGCTGGTGACGTCCTGTTCCATCGCCAAGACGGATGTCTGGAGCACAACCAGGACAAATCTGCCGTTCATTGCGGTGCTGGTGCTCGTGCTTCTGCTGGTAACTTATGTGCCGACCGTTTCGCTCGGCCTGGTCGATGTCTTCTACGACCGATAG
- a CDS encoding sulfite oxidase — MSRIVEPNHSEEASENVVSAGRRGFLKNTGLATMAAMVGASIPFHRNMPAGLVPAAFAQDSDVLAGKDGLTLLNDRPVNAETPPELLDDAVTPISRHFIRNNGIPPENVDPEGWTLTIDGFVDNKLELSIADLREQFEVVTMQLTLECGGNGRSAFDPPAKGNQWTYGAVACSEWTGVRLKDVLEKAGVQEGVVYTAHYGADAHLSGNADKLPISRGLPIEKAMTDNVLIAFEMNGEALHPMNGAPLRLVVPGWPASTAHKWLTRIELRDQVHDGPKMTGTSYRVPAYPVAPGQDVPKEDFVIIERMPVKSLVTFPANGAEIGMETEVRGHAWSGDRSISKLDISIDFGTTWQTVELDDPVNDGAWQNWRGKVTFPQAGYYEIWARATDSEGEMQPFALAWNPKGYLNNTMHRVGVRVS, encoded by the coding sequence ATGTCGCGTATTGTCGAACCCAATCATTCCGAGGAAGCCAGCGAAAACGTCGTCAGTGCGGGACGCCGCGGTTTTCTGAAGAACACGGGCCTTGCCACCATGGCAGCAATGGTCGGTGCGTCGATCCCGTTTCATCGCAACATGCCCGCAGGCCTCGTGCCGGCGGCTTTTGCCCAGGACAGCGATGTCCTTGCAGGCAAAGACGGGCTGACCCTGCTCAATGACCGTCCGGTCAATGCGGAGACGCCGCCGGAATTGCTGGACGATGCGGTTACCCCCATCAGTCGCCATTTCATTCGCAACAATGGCATTCCGCCGGAAAATGTCGATCCGGAAGGCTGGACGCTCACCATTGATGGCTTCGTCGACAACAAGCTGGAGCTTAGCATCGCCGACCTGCGCGAGCAGTTCGAGGTTGTGACAATGCAGCTTACGCTCGAATGCGGTGGCAATGGACGCAGCGCGTTCGATCCTCCCGCAAAGGGAAACCAGTGGACCTATGGCGCTGTCGCCTGTTCGGAATGGACGGGCGTGCGCCTGAAGGATGTGCTTGAGAAGGCAGGCGTGCAGGAGGGCGTGGTTTACACGGCCCATTACGGTGCCGATGCGCATCTGTCGGGCAATGCGGACAAACTGCCGATTTCGCGCGGTCTTCCCATCGAAAAGGCGATGACAGACAATGTCCTGATCGCGTTCGAGATGAATGGCGAAGCACTGCACCCCATGAACGGCGCTCCGCTGCGGCTGGTGGTTCCGGGCTGGCCTGCCTCTACCGCACACAAATGGCTCACACGGATCGAGCTGCGGGATCAGGTCCATGACGGGCCAAAGATGACGGGAACTTCCTATCGCGTTCCGGCCTACCCGGTGGCGCCCGGGCAGGATGTTCCGAAAGAGGATTTCGTCATCATCGAACGCATGCCGGTGAAATCGCTGGTTACCTTCCCCGCAAACGGCGCAGAGATCGGCATGGAAACGGAAGTGCGCGGCCACGCCTGGTCGGGCGACCGGTCGATCAGCAAGCTCGACATTTCCATCGATTTCGGAACCACCTGGCAAACTGTCGAGCTGGATGATCCGGTCAATGATGGTGCCTGGCAGAACTGGCGCGGAAAGGTCACCTTCCCGCAGGCCGGGTACTATGAGATCTGGGCCCGCGCGACAGACAGCGAAGGCGAGATGCAGCCTTTCGCTCTTGCCTGGAATCCGAAGGGCTATCTCAACAACACGATGCACCGTGTCGGTGTCCGGGTCAGCTGA
- a CDS encoding c-type cytochrome: MFLSSFRLGLIASALTLATPALAVSDAQIADADIARGEKVFKRCAACHTVEQGGKNKVGPNLFGIVGGPVGQVEGYKYSPAFKKLDGNWDVERLDAFLLKPKAAVKGTKMAFAGLRKEQERIDLIGYLNTFSDAPIEFGAAAETEKPAEKVASAEAEPDQGDEQAIEGDFGNLKVAPGVDTTFYACTACHSEMIIAQQGLTREGWDEMLEWMVEEQGMDEIEEPDRTAILDYLATHYNEDRPNFPSAN; encoded by the coding sequence ATGTTCCTCTCTAGCTTTCGGCTGGGGCTGATTGCTTCGGCTCTCACTCTGGCCACGCCGGCTCTGGCCGTATCCGACGCGCAGATTGCCGATGCCGATATCGCCAGGGGTGAGAAGGTGTTCAAGCGCTGTGCCGCGTGTCACACGGTGGAGCAGGGCGGCAAAAACAAGGTCGGTCCGAACCTCTTTGGCATTGTCGGCGGACCTGTCGGCCAGGTCGAGGGATACAAGTACTCGCCTGCATTCAAGAAGCTGGACGGAAACTGGGACGTCGAACGGCTCGACGCGTTCCTGCTCAAGCCGAAAGCGGCGGTCAAGGGAACGAAGATGGCGTTTGCGGGTCTCAGGAAGGAGCAGGAGCGGATCGATCTGATCGGCTATCTGAACACGTTTTCCGATGCTCCGATTGAGTTTGGCGCCGCCGCAGAGACGGAAAAGCCTGCCGAAAAAGTGGCAAGCGCCGAGGCGGAACCGGACCAGGGCGATGAACAGGCCATCGAGGGCGACTTCGGCAATCTGAAGGTGGCGCCAGGCGTTGATACGACTTTCTACGCATGCACTGCCTGCCATTCCGAAATGATCATCGCGCAGCAGGGCCTCACGCGTGAGGGCTGGGACGAGATGCTGGAATGGATGGTTGAAGAGCAGGGAATGGATGAGATCGAGGAGCCTGACAGGACCGCGATACTCGACTATCTGGCGACTCACTACAACGAAGATCGCCCCAACTTTCCCTCAGCCAACTGA
- a CDS encoding TRAP transporter small permease, whose amino-acid sequence MARLAHWLDLFLQVVTLTLLLALSCVVVLGVAFRYSGNSLIWYDEVAAVLLAWITFSGAALATLRNAHLGFNGLLLGAPPVVRMVLFWLGEAIFVSVFAAMLWAGWAILEIFGNESMTTLRFVPRSFVQSILPVSAGLMLAGRFLTLPQRLGAAQAGIDHEAVEIENEIARAQEELSRVRAETSR is encoded by the coding sequence ATGGCACGGCTTGCCCATTGGCTCGATCTTTTTCTGCAGGTGGTGACGCTGACACTGCTTCTGGCGCTTTCCTGCGTGGTGGTGCTCGGGGTTGCCTTCCGATATTCGGGCAATTCGCTCATCTGGTATGACGAAGTGGCAGCGGTGCTACTTGCCTGGATCACCTTTTCCGGCGCTGCACTGGCAACGCTGCGCAATGCGCATCTGGGCTTCAACGGTCTCCTGCTTGGCGCGCCACCAGTCGTGAGAATGGTGCTTTTCTGGCTTGGCGAGGCGATCTTCGTTTCGGTTTTCGCCGCGATGCTGTGGGCAGGATGGGCCATCCTTGAAATCTTTGGCAATGAGAGCATGACCACGCTGCGTTTCGTGCCGCGCAGTTTTGTCCAGTCGATCCTGCCGGTCAGTGCCGGCTTGATGTTAGCGGGAAGGTTTCTGACCCTGCCGCAACGGCTGGGTGCGGCGCAGGCCGGCATCGACCACGAAGCGGTCGAGATTGAAAACGAAATCGCCCGCGCACAGGAAGAGCTGTCGCGCGTTCGCGCGGAGACGTCACGATGA
- a CDS encoding TRAP transporter substrate-binding protein, producing MKLKHIAFCMAALLPAMGTGAAQAQEEIIFGISAATGSLQEQTASEFARRVNEKLDGKAVVKVFDSSQLGKDKDMLQKIKLGTMHLTLPSSTMPDIAAEYAIFDLPFLVADRAHLKKIDETLFKDVLVPAAEAQGYRPLAIWENGFRQITNNERPINTPEDLSGLKIRTPNSSWRVAMFKEYGANPTPMGFSEVFVALQTGVIDGQENPLTNIAAGKLNEVQEYLSLSGHVYSPAYPTVGIAAFEKLDPEIQTVLAETAQEVAGWARETGASKDDDLLKQLEKSGMKVNKADRAAFVEASKPLYEKFAKEVENGQAMIDQVLSLADGS from the coding sequence ATGAAACTGAAGCACATAGCATTCTGCATGGCGGCGCTGCTGCCTGCCATGGGCACCGGCGCGGCGCAGGCGCAGGAAGAGATCATTTTCGGGATCAGCGCGGCAACGGGGTCACTGCAGGAGCAGACGGCCAGCGAGTTTGCACGGCGCGTCAACGAAAAGCTCGATGGCAAGGCTGTGGTCAAGGTCTTCGACAGCTCCCAGCTCGGCAAAGACAAGGACATGCTGCAGAAGATCAAGCTCGGGACCATGCATCTGACGCTGCCGTCTTCCACCATGCCCGACATCGCTGCCGAGTATGCGATCTTCGACCTGCCGTTCCTGGTGGCCGACCGTGCGCATCTGAAGAAGATCGATGAGACCCTGTTCAAGGACGTGCTGGTGCCGGCTGCCGAGGCGCAGGGCTATCGGCCGCTCGCAATCTGGGAAAACGGTTTCCGGCAGATCACCAACAATGAACGCCCGATCAACACGCCGGAAGACCTGAGTGGGCTGAAAATCCGTACACCGAATTCATCCTGGCGGGTGGCCATGTTCAAGGAATACGGCGCCAACCCGACGCCGATGGGTTTTTCGGAAGTGTTTGTCGCTCTGCAGACGGGCGTGATCGACGGGCAGGAAAATCCCCTGACCAACATTGCCGCCGGCAAGCTGAACGAAGTGCAGGAATATCTGTCGCTTTCCGGCCATGTCTATTCGCCCGCCTACCCGACGGTGGGGATCGCGGCGTTTGAAAAACTGGACCCCGAGATCCAGACGGTGCTGGCCGAAACGGCACAGGAAGTGGCCGGCTGGGCGCGGGAAACAGGCGCCTCCAAGGATGACGATCTTTTGAAGCAGCTTGAGAAAAGCGGCATGAAGGTCAACAAGGCGGACCGCGCCGCATTCGTGGAAGCCTCCAAGCCGCTTTATGAGAAATTCGCCAAAGAAGTCGAGAACGGACAGGCGATGATCGATCAGGTACTGTCGCTGGCCGACGGTTCCTGA
- a CDS encoding EAL domain-containing protein encodes MPNRALLTRTISAELKEHADGSAALFLINLDGLARANDYYGAAFTDRLIVAVSERLSSCARSSDILGYLSNGVFCIFMAEPGGLDLSIHATGMLERIKEPFIIDGVETFTSASIGIARYAQDGAGFDELLVSADQAVRAARSESRGRVAFKPAMPLLSGTDKMSIEQRLRTALRDQKLCCVYQPKVDIHTGGVVGVETLLRWRDDDGQHRILGDFVALATQAGIIDAVSEHVANEVMESLPLIDTAFSPDASISFNITAQQSVNPVFMRKLLELLTSYRRPERFIIEITEEAFLDGDLFSANILPMLRETGVRISIDDFGVGYSSLSALAAIAADELKIDRSFVQNVDQRPRSQSVLKAIESLGNALGMRLVIEGVETKAEVDYIRNHTGIRIAQGYYFARPLALVEPAVPTATAPVNRHIRPTRVHAPTRFSNTR; translated from the coding sequence CTGCCCAATCGGGCACTTCTGACCCGCACGATCAGTGCTGAACTGAAGGAACATGCAGACGGCTCGGCAGCATTGTTCCTCATCAATCTCGATGGACTGGCGCGCGCAAACGACTATTACGGGGCAGCGTTCACCGACAGGCTGATCGTGGCCGTTTCGGAGCGTCTGTCATCCTGTGCGCGAAGCTCGGATATTCTGGGATACCTTTCAAACGGCGTGTTTTGCATCTTCATGGCGGAGCCCGGTGGACTGGATCTTTCCATCCACGCGACCGGCATGCTCGAGCGCATCAAGGAGCCGTTCATCATCGACGGGGTCGAGACCTTCACGTCCGCGTCCATCGGCATCGCACGCTATGCACAGGACGGAGCCGGTTTCGATGAGCTTCTCGTCTCCGCGGATCAGGCGGTGCGCGCTGCAAGATCGGAGTCGCGCGGGAGGGTGGCGTTCAAACCGGCCATGCCCCTCCTGAGCGGTACCGACAAGATGAGCATAGAACAGCGCCTGCGCACGGCGCTTCGGGACCAGAAACTGTGCTGCGTCTATCAGCCCAAGGTCGACATCCACACGGGCGGCGTGGTCGGCGTGGAAACGCTGCTGCGCTGGAGAGACGACGACGGACAGCACCGTATTCTCGGTGATTTCGTCGCGCTCGCAACCCAGGCCGGCATCATCGATGCTGTCTCCGAACATGTCGCCAATGAGGTGATGGAGTCTCTCCCCCTCATCGATACGGCGTTTTCCCCCGACGCCTCGATCAGCTTCAACATCACGGCGCAACAATCGGTCAACCCGGTTTTCATGCGCAAGCTGCTCGAACTTCTGACATCCTACAGGCGCCCGGAACGTTTCATCATCGAGATCACGGAGGAAGCCTTTCTGGATGGCGACCTCTTCAGCGCCAACATCCTGCCGATGTTGCGCGAGACAGGCGTGCGCATTTCAATCGACGATTTCGGTGTTGGCTACTCCTCCCTCTCCGCACTCGCCGCGATTGCGGCGGACGAGCTGAAAATCGATCGTTCATTCGTCCAGAATGTCGACCAGCGCCCGCGCAGCCAGAGTGTCCTCAAGGCAATCGAATCTCTTGGCAACGCTCTCGGAATGCGTCTGGTGATCGAGGGCGTGGAGACGAAGGCCGAGGTGGATTATATCAGAAACCACACCGGTATCCGGATAGCCCAGGGCTACTATTTCGCCAGGCCGCTCGCACTGGTGGAGCCTGCAGTCCCCACAGCCACGGCGCCCGTCAACCGGCACATTCGGCCCACACGCGTTCATGCTCCCACCCGGTTTTCAAACACCCGCTGA
- a CDS encoding anti-sigma factor, which translates to MNRLSEEDLINLNAFHDGEMVEGRRAFARRLEAEPELRSALAEIRQISASLKALHPGKSRIPPAKNDNRQRRWWIASALAGSIALAYFSGAYFFGMSADRPEPGGPRTAFAIHQNFAEQVFVSRNEVFNTVAGRRIAEFPDLSAANLTLVALRDMPRGSAAHFAGREGCRLTVFSSETPVSPTDDQAGMQRADWSINARFYTIIATSMDEGKFAAIATYLEQATRRLAEPKTVVALRQATARATSCG; encoded by the coding sequence ATGAACAGACTATCCGAAGAGGATCTGATCAATCTGAACGCTTTCCATGACGGGGAGATGGTGGAAGGACGCAGAGCCTTTGCACGACGGCTGGAGGCTGAGCCCGAACTGCGCTCCGCCCTTGCCGAAATCCGGCAGATTTCTGCCAGCCTGAAGGCCCTTCATCCAGGGAAATCACGCATACCGCCCGCAAAAAACGACAATCGCCAACGGCGCTGGTGGATTGCGTCTGCTCTCGCAGGGTCCATCGCATTGGCATATTTCTCCGGGGCATATTTCTTCGGAATGTCTGCGGATCGGCCGGAACCCGGCGGTCCAAGAACAGCCTTCGCTATTCACCAGAACTTTGCCGAACAGGTCTTTGTCTCGCGAAACGAAGTTTTCAACACGGTGGCTGGCCGACGCATCGCCGAGTTCCCGGATCTTTCTGCCGCCAACCTCACCCTTGTCGCCCTCCGGGACATGCCACGGGGAAGCGCCGCACATTTCGCAGGCAGAGAAGGCTGCAGGCTAACCGTCTTCTCCAGTGAAACACCCGTTTCCCCCACCGACGATCAGGCCGGGATGCAACGCGCGGACTGGTCGATCAACGCGCGTTTCTACACGATCATCGCAACCAGCATGGATGAAGGAAAATTTGCCGCCATAGCCACTTATCTGGAACAGGCCACGCGCCGGCTGGCGGAACCGAAGACCGTGGTTGCCCTGAGGCAGGCAACGGCACGCGCCACGTCCTGCGGCTGA
- a CDS encoding RNA polymerase sigma factor, whose translation MAQFSQIELLLPELRAYAHSICGPGESPEDLVQDTIERTLRHATRPQRIDELRPWMFRVIRNLLYDELRKRRVRREYMAVQKRLWDESDGTSNQGRDVLVRLAFEKLPPDTREILFLIDIMGFKYAEAAEVLEVPVGTVMSRISRARRELLLRVNGNARNEGQVKKTP comes from the coding sequence ATGGCTCAATTCTCGCAGATTGAATTGCTACTACCCGAGTTGCGTGCCTATGCGCATTCGATATGCGGGCCCGGCGAAAGCCCCGAAGACCTCGTTCAGGATACGATCGAGCGTACCCTGCGCCACGCCACGCGACCGCAGCGGATCGATGAATTGCGGCCATGGATGTTTCGCGTCATCAGAAACCTTCTTTATGACGAGTTGAGAAAAAGACGTGTGCGCCGTGAATATATGGCCGTGCAAAAACGTCTCTGGGATGAGAGCGACGGCACCAGCAACCAGGGCCGCGATGTGCTGGTCCGTCTTGCTTTCGAGAAACTCCCTCCCGATACGCGGGAGATTCTGTTTCTCATAGACATCATGGGCTTCAAATATGCGGAAGCGGCTGAGGTTCTGGAGGTGCCTGTAGGCACGGTGATGAGCCGGATCAGCCGGGCGCGCAGGGAGCTTTTGCTCCGCGTCAACGGAAATGCCCGGAATGAAGGACAGGTAAAGAAGACCCCATGA